From a single Rutidosis leptorrhynchoides isolate AG116_Rl617_1_P2 chromosome 5, CSIRO_AGI_Rlap_v1, whole genome shotgun sequence genomic region:
- the LOC139848693 gene encoding uncharacterized protein gives MRSPTATDVALLYSAHEEKHGFKGMLGSIDCMHWEWKNCPVAYKGQYTRGDHKKPTIMLDGVASYDLWIWHAFFGMAGSNNDINVLIQSPIFDALNKGTAPSAPFEVNGNEYTNTKGYYLADGIYPDWVTLIKGMSCPTDEPRIKFTRFQASARKDKERAFGVLQGLFYILSLAAQTMKIRLGMVLLFQLANSSPNGQVLEAALKPTGVDGICSPCLAPCPSPSSWLSLLFISM, from the exons ATGAGATCTCCCACAGCAACCGATGTTGCACTATTATATAGTGCACACGAGGAGAAGCATGGgttcaagggtatgctcgggagtaTCGATTGCATGCATTGGGAGTGGAAGAATTGTCCGGTCGCTTATAAAGGACAATACACTAGGGGTGATCATAAGAAACCGACAATTATGCTTGATGGTGTGGCTTCATATGACTTGTGGATTTGGCATGCTTTTTTCGGGATGGCAGGCTCCAACAATGACATAAATGTTTTGATTCAGTCGcctatttttgatgcattaaataagGGAACAGCTCCATCCGCACCATTTGAGGTAAATGGTAATGAATACACAAACACCAAAGGTTATTACCTTGCCGATGGTATATATCCCGATTGGGTGACACTTATCAAAGGAATGTCGTGTCCCACAGATGAGCCAAGAATTAAGTTCACAAGATTTCAAGCTAGTGCCCGAAAGGACAAAGAGAGGGCATTTGGGGTTCTTCAGGGTCTGTTTTATATTTTAAGTCTAGCTGCACAGACTATGAAA ATACGGTTAGGAATGGTCTTATTGTTTCAGTTGGCTAACAGCAGTCCTAATGGTCAGGTCTTGGAGGCGGCTCTTAAGCCCACGGGCGTCGATGGCATCTGCTCGCCCTGCCTAGCGCCCTGCCCTTCACCCTCCTCTTGGCTCTCTCTTCTCTTTATAAGCATGTAG
- the LOC139848252 gene encoding uncharacterized protein translates to MGSDKDHGGLLDTINMDKVRTILTHTYPYPHEHSRHAVIAVVLGCLFFISSDNMHTLIQKLDNNLKWWSMYACLLGFFYFFSSPFVGKTIKPSYSNFSRWYIAWILVAAVYHLPSFQSMGVDMRMNLSLFLTIYISSIFVLLVFHLVFLGLWYLGIVSRVAGRRPEILTIFQNCAVLSVACCVFYSHCGNHALNEKRLGRRDSGLFSLLKKGEPSIWLSKFLKMYKLKDEICKSWFAPVGSAGDYPLLSKWVIYGEFSCTGPCESSDEISPIYSLWATFIGLYMANYVVERSTGWALTHPLSVEKSEKLKNKQMKPNFLNMVPWYSGTSADLFKTVFDLLVSVTVFVGRFDMRMMQAAMSRVHEGEKEDFLYDHLSEKHQLWFDFMADTGDGGNSSYSIARLLAQPILYAFKDDSIQPLPRGGLLLIGGDLAYPNPSAFTYEKRFFRPFEYALQPPSWYKDVHIAVDKPELPSGVSKLEQYDGPQCFLIPGNHDWFDGLQTFMRYICHKSWLGGWLMPQKKSYFALQLPKGWWVFGLDLALHCDIDVYQFKFFAELIKDMVKENDSVIIMTHEPNWILDWYWNDVTGKNVSHLVKDHLKGRCKLRMAGDLHHYMRHSRVPSENPDSIQHLLVNGCGGAFLHPTHVFSNFDKAYGTTYEMKAAYPEVEDSSRIALGNILKFPKKNWQFDFIGGFLYFILTFSMFPQCNLGHILQKDDTFTGHVRNFFSTLWDAFLYMLGQSYVSLMGAILLLVSAIAFVPSKVSRKRKVVIGVLHFSAHLSAALILMLLMELGVQLCVQHKLLATSGYHTLYEWYRSVESEHFPDPTGLRARIEQWTFGLYPACIKYLMSAFDVPEVMAVTRTNICKNGMISLSRGGATIYYASVFLYFWVLSTPVVSLVFGSYLYICINWLHLHFDEAFSSLRIANYKSFTRFHIKENGDLEIFTLAVDKVPKEWKVDPEWENEVKHQHHASHHRKFPSKWTANSSHQDPVNTVRVVDHFVIQQTDRFQVGAVNGSASH, encoded by the exons ATGGGATCAGATAAAGACCATGGTGGTCTGCTAGATACGATCAACATGGACAAAGTTAGAACTATATTAACCCATACGTATCCTTATCCTCACGAGCATTCGAGACATGCCGTAATTGCGGTTGTTCTCGGTTGTCTGTTTTTTATTTCATCAGACAACATGCATACGCTTATCCAGAAGCTAGACAACAACCTTAAATGGTGGTCAATGTACGCATGCTTACTTGGTTTTTTCTATTTCTTTTCATCGCCTTTTGTTGGAAAGACAATTAAGCCCAGCTATTCAAATTTCAGTCGATG gtaTATAGCTTGGATATTAGTTGCGGCTGTATACCATCTTCCGAGCTTTCAGTCAATGGGAGTGGATATGAGGATGAATCTTTCGTTATTTTTGACGATATACATTTCGTCTATTTTTGTACTTTTAGTTTTCCACTTGGTTTTTTTAGGCCTTTGGTACTTGGGTATTGTTTCTCGTGTAGCAGGGAGAAGACCCGAAATCTTGACCATATTTCAAAATTGTGCA GTGTTAAGTGTGGCTTGTTGTGTGTTTTATAGCCACTGTGGTAATCACGCTTTGAATGAAAAACGATTAGGAAGACGAGATTCTGGGTTGTTTTCTCTTTTGAAAAAGGGTGAACCAAGTATATGGCTTTCGAAATTTCTTAAAATGTATAAATTAAAAGATGAAATCTGCAAATCATGGTTCGCTCCAGTTGGGTCCGCGGGTGATTATCCACTTCTTTCTAAGTGGGTTATATACGGAGAA TTTTCTTGCACTGGCCCATGTGAGTCATCAGATGAAATATCTCCAATTTATTCGTTATGGGCAACGTTTATAGGTCTTTATATGGCCAATTATGTAGTGGAAAGATCCACGGG ATGGGCTCTTACTCATCCTTTATCAGTTGAAAAAAGCGAGAAACTAAAGAACAAGCAGATGAAACCAAATTTTTTGAATATGGTTCCTTGGTATTCAGG AACATCAGCTGATTTGTTCAAGACTGTGTTTGACCTGCTAGTATCTGTGACTGTATTTGTTGGAAGATTTGATATGCGAATGATGCAG GCGGCTATGAGTAGGGTCCACGAAGGAGAGAAAGAAGATTTTCTGTACGATCATCTTAGCGAAAAACATCAACTGTGGTTCGATTTTATGGCTGATACTGGTGACGGTGGTAACTCGTCCTACTCCATTGCTCGGCTTCTTGCTCAACCGATACTTTACGCCTTTAAAGATGATTCTATACAACCGTTGCCTCGTGGGGGCCTCCTCCTTATTGGAGGTGATCTTGC GTATCCGAATCCCTCAGCGTTCACTTACGAAAAGCGTTTCTTTCGTCCTTTTGAGTATGCGCTTCAACCACCGTCATGGTATAAAGACGTGCATATTGCTGTTGATAAACCCGAGTTACCCTCTGGTGTGTCTAAATTGGAACAATATGATGGGCCCCAATGCTTTCTTATCCCAGGAAATCACG attGGTTTGATGGACTTCAAACTTTTATGAGGTACATTTGTCACAAGAGCTGGTTAGGTGGATGGTTAATGCCACAAAAGAAAAGCTACTTCGCGTTGCAGTTACCAAAGGGATGGTGGGTTTTCGGTCTCGATTTAGCCCTTCATTGCGACATTGACGTTTACCAGTTCAAATTCTTTGCAGAGTTAATAAAGGACATG GTTAAAGAAAATGATTCTGTGATTATAATGACACACGAACCGAATTGGATTCTCGATTGGTACTGGAACGATGTTACCGGAAAGAACGTTTCACATCTTGTTAAAGATCATTTAAAAGGAAGGTGTAAACTTCGAATGGCGGGCGATTTACATCATTACATGCGTCATTCGCGTGTTCCGTCTGAGAATCCCGACTCTATACAACATTTACTTGTGAACGGTTGTGGTGGGGCCTTCTTGCATCCTACACACGTGTTTAGTAATTTTGATAAAGCGTATGGTACAACTTATGAAATGAAAGCCGCTTATCCTGAAGTTGAAGATTCGAGTAGG ATTGCTCTCGGCAACATTTTGAAATTTCCAAAGAAGAATTGGCAGTTTGATTTTATTGGTgggttcctttattttatattgacCTTTTCAATGTTCCCACAG TGCAACCTTGGGCATATTTTACAAAAAGATGATACTTTTACTGGGCATGTAAGGAACTTTTTTAGCACCTTATGGGATGCATTTTTGTACATGCTCGGGCAATCGTATGTATCATTAATGGGTGCTATATTACTATTAGTGTCAGCAATAGCGTTCGTTCCTTCGAAAGTGTCACGAAAAAGGAAAGTAGTAATTGGTGTTCTGCATTTTTCGGCACATCTTTCAGCTGCTTTAATTCTCATGTTACTAATGGAATTGGGAGTTCAATTATGTGTTCAACATAAACTTTTAGCGACGTCAGGTTATCACACGTTATATGAATGGTACCGATCAGTTGAAAGTGAGCACTTTCCGGACCCAACCGGTCTTCGGGCCCGTATAGAGCAATGGACTTTTGGCCTTTACCCAGCATGTATCAAGTATCTCATGTCAGCCTTCGATGTTCCAGAG GTGATGGCTGTAACGCGGACAAATATATGCAAGAACGGTATGATTTCACTCTCACGAGGGGGTGCAACCATATACTATGCGTCGGTGTTTCTTTATTTTTGGGTGTTGTCTACACCTGTCGTTTCTCTTGTATTTGGAAGTTACCTGTATATCTGTATCAATTGGCTTCACTTACACTTTGATGAAGCGTTTTCGTCACTACGCATTGCTAATTACAAATCGTTCACACGGTTTCACATAAAGGAGAATGGTGATCTCGAAATCTTCACTCTTGCAGTTGACAAG GTCCCAAAGGAATGGAAGGTGGATCCAGAGTGGGAAAACGAGGTTAAGCATCAACATCACGCAAGTCACCATAGAAAGTTTCCAAGCAAGTGGACCGCAAATTCTTCTCATCAGGACCCTGTAAATACCGTCCGGGTCGTTGATCATTTTGTTATTCAACAAACTGACAGATTCCAAGTAGGTGCAGTAAACGGGTCAGCGTCTCACTAA